The genomic DNA TGAAGTTCGAGCCTGCGAACAGCACGAAGCCGATTCCGATCACGAGCCGCGCATCGAATTTCTGCATCAGGCGCGGCACCAGCGGGATCAGCACCAGTTGCGGCAGTCCGGTCCATGCCAGCACCATACCGATCTGCTCGGCGTTGTAGCCCTGGATGCGCGCCAGATATTGCGGCAGGATGAACACCGAGCCGTACAGCGCAATGCCCAGCAGGAAGTTCGCGAGCATGCCGAAGCCGAAATTGCGGCGGACCAGCAGGCGCAGGTTGAGCAGCGGCTTCTTCACCGTCAGCTCGATGACCAGGAAGGCGGTCAGTGCGGCGGCCGCGATCACTGAGAGCTTGACGATGAAAGGTGAGCCGAACCAGTCGTCCTTGTTGCCTTCCTCCAGCACGGTCTGCAATGCCGACAGCCCGATCGCCATGGTGATGATGCCGGCCCAGTCGCCCTCCGCGAGCAGCGACAGCTTCATCGGTTTGGCCTCGAGCGCGTACCAGAGCATGCCGACCATGACCGCACCGGGGACGAGGTTGACGTAGAAGATGTACTCCCAGCCGAAATTCTCGGTGAGATAGCCGCCGATGGTCGGGCCGATCGCGGGGGCGAACGTCGCGGACAGCGCGAACAGCGCCAAGCCCACCGGCTGTTTGGCGCGCGGCAGCAGCGTGATGATCAGCGTGAATGCCATCGGGATCAGAACGCCGCCGGTGAATCCCTGCACGGCACGCAGCACGATCATCTGCGACAGATCCTGTGCCAGCGCGCAGGCCGCCGACAGGAGGAGGAACAGGATCGCGTTGGTGAGAAGATAGATCCGGATCGAGAACACCTGCGCCAGCCAGCCGGACAGCGGGATCACCACGATCTCGGCGATCAGATAGGAGGTCGAGATCCAGCCGCCGTCGTCGATGCCGGCGCCGATCGCGCCCTGGATGTCCGCGAGCGAGGCATTGACGATCTGGATGTTCAGCACCGCCATGAAGGCGCCGAGCGTGGCGCCGATCACCGCGATCCAGGTTCTTGCGGACACCGCCGGCGCGGCGGGCGCAGCGGGCGCAGCGGGGGCGGAGAGGCCCGCAGCGGCGTCGACGGTCGGTTGCAGCGTGCTCATGGCTTCAGCCCCCGTGCGCGCGGGAGGTGTTGTCGGCGAGGCGTTTGGCCGTCTCGCGTGCGGCCAGCACGGCCTGCTTGGTGTCCACGGTCGGCACCGCCGACATGCCCGGGCGCAGCAGGCCGGCGAGACTGTGGTCGTCGAGCACGATCTTCACGGGGACGCGCTGCACGATCTTGGTGAAATTGCCGGTGGCGTTGTCAGGCGGCAGCAGCGCGAATTCGAGCCCGCTTGCCGGCGACAGGCTGTCGACATGACCACGCAGGGTCTTGTCGCGGAAGCTGTCGATGTGCAGTTCGACCGGCTGTCCCGGCCGCACATGCGTGAGCTGGGTCTCCTTGAAGTTCGCGATGACATAGACCGCGTCGAGCGGCACCACCGCCATCAATTGCGTGCCGGCCTGGACGTATTGCCCAACTCGCAAGCTCCGGGCGCCGACCGTGCCGTCAACCGGCGCGTTGATCTCGGTGTAGGACAGGTTCAGCGCCGCCTGCTGCGCGACCGCGCGGGCCCGCGCGAGCTGAGCGGTGGCCTGCGCGCGCTGGGTGGTGAGCACGTCGATCTTGCGCTGTGCGGCCAGAAGGCCGAATTTCGCGTGCTGCGCTTGCGCGCTGCTGGCGCGCAGCGCCGCGTCGGTCTGCTGCGCACGCTGGATCGTGCCGGAGCCGGACTTCATCAGGTCGTCGTAGCGGGCGCGCTCCTCCTGCGCGAATTTCAGATTGGCGTCGGCAGCAGTGACATCGGCCGTGCTCTGCTCGATGACCGGTTGCTGCAGTTCGAGCTGGGCATCGATGTTGCGCACCGTGGCTTCGGCGGCAGCGACGTCGGCCTTGGCCTGGTCAAGCGCGGTCCTGAAGTCGCGGTCGTCGATCCTGGCCAGCGTCTGGCCCGCCCTGACCCTCTCGTTGTCGGCGACGAGCACCTTGGTGATGTAGCCGGAGACCTTCGGCGCGATGATCGTCGAATCCGCCTTCACATAGGCGTCGTCGGTGGATTCCAGGTAGCGGCCGGTATTCAGGTAGTCGTAGCCATAGTCGCCGGCGACCGCGATGCCGATCGCCAGCGCCAGGCCGATCGCCGCTCGCCTGAGTGCCTGACGGGACGGGCGCAGGCTGATTTTTTCATTGGTTTCAGGGGCATAAGAAGCGTTCGACATGGCATCCTCGGATTTCCCGGACGCCCGTCTGAACGGTGCGCCGCTGGTATCTGCAAGATGCGCTGTCCCGTTCGTTGTGATAATCTCTGAATTTATGGAAGCATTATCCAGCAGGAACGGATAATCGGAGCCATGGATCGCTTCACCGGCCTTACTGCGTTCGTCCAAGTGGTTGAAAACGGCGGCTTTTCCGCCGCCGCCCGCCGGCTCAACATGTCGACGACCATGGTG from Bradyrhizobium sp. CCBAU 53351 includes the following:
- a CDS encoding HlyD family secretion protein, whose product is MSNASYAPETNEKISLRPSRQALRRAAIGLALAIGIAVAGDYGYDYLNTGRYLESTDDAYVKADSTIIAPKVSGYITKVLVADNERVRAGQTLARIDDRDFRTALDQAKADVAAAEATVRNIDAQLELQQPVIEQSTADVTAADANLKFAQEERARYDDLMKSGSGTIQRAQQTDAALRASSAQAQHAKFGLLAAQRKIDVLTTQRAQATAQLARARAVAQQAALNLSYTEINAPVDGTVGARSLRVGQYVQAGTQLMAVVPLDAVYVIANFKETQLTHVRPGQPVELHIDSFRDKTLRGHVDSLSPASGLEFALLPPDNATGNFTKIVQRVPVKIVLDDHSLAGLLRPGMSAVPTVDTKQAVLAARETAKRLADNTSRAHGG
- a CDS encoding MDR family MFS transporter codes for the protein MSTLQPTVDAAAGLSAPAAPAAPAAPAVSARTWIAVIGATLGAFMAVLNIQIVNASLADIQGAIGAGIDDGGWISTSYLIAEIVVIPLSGWLAQVFSIRIYLLTNAILFLLLSAACALAQDLSQMIVLRAVQGFTGGVLIPMAFTLIITLLPRAKQPVGLALFALSATFAPAIGPTIGGYLTENFGWEYIFYVNLVPGAVMVGMLWYALEAKPMKLSLLAEGDWAGIITMAIGLSALQTVLEEGNKDDWFGSPFIVKLSVIAAAALTAFLVIELTVKKPLLNLRLLVRRNFGFGMLANFLLGIALYGSVFILPQYLARIQGYNAEQIGMVLAWTGLPQLVLIPLVPRLMQKFDARLVIGIGFVLFAGSNFMNITMTSDYAADQLLWPNVVRAIGQALVMAPLSAVATAGIEPENAGSASGLFNMMRNLGGAVGIALLQTVLTKREQYHSNVLTQSVSVFEQATRTRLEQLTQYFVNHGILDRADAAHRAYVAIGHTVQKQAYILAFSDTFYLLGMALIVALVAVLFLKKPGQTSAGGAH